A single region of the Chiroxiphia lanceolata isolate bChiLan1 chromosome 20, bChiLan1.pri, whole genome shotgun sequence genome encodes:
- the SERPINF2 gene encoding alpha-2-antiplasmin, with protein MVGAPSPEESCRARCVEALCWRGWVCWLQLSCSAARAKAPHLGTSFVLGELEEGCCEDALDVRSIFACQVLKQGVVPKVAAAVSWTRAACAPGRAVGGAKASAGSNMDMNKLRNTVFLWGLLCLSALHSLLRFSLAHAIDQQRLFLDKDGKLKDMKSAGIVQSDLLRPNPTLPDAKLVEFTYDSFQEIGGPMPPFATNLPDTRDDYNLEDEPIAGAGGCHGNKLPGEVASPEEGEAEDKSCEITWKKSQRLADGLVRFSIDLLREVQLESNRTSVILSPLSIALALSHLALGAADQTEKHLLEVMHLESVPCLHHMLGSLRRRLSESTLSLASRLYLQKGFEVKEKFLEDSEKFYGAKPMTLSGISENDLVAINNWVKEATRGQIPTFLQQLPENTVMLLLNAIHFHGFWRNKFNASLTETDVFHLDNKFVVPVEMMKAHQYPLSWFTLESQDIQVAKFPFKSNVSFVVIVPNQYTRNPSHVLENFPYKQLCRLFPREVPTTVKIPKIKLDYQLELNKVLSQMGLQELFTSPNLQKITDEPLFVSSVQHQSTMELKEDGVEASAATSVVLSRSVSVFSLDRPFVFVIFEDETGIPLFIGSVQNPNPSAAPQVQEPRDSREATDANKYHVPK; from the exons ATGGTCGGTGCTCCAAGCCCAGAGGAG agctgcagagccaggtgTGTGGAAGCTCtgtgctggaggggctgggtgtgctggctgcagctctcctgctctgcagccagagctAAAGCCCCTCATTTGGGCACCTCTTTTGTTctgggggagctggaggagggatgCTGTGAAGATGCCCTGGATGTAAG GTCAATATTTGCCTGCCAGGTTCTCAAACAGGGGGTGGTGCCGAAGGTCGCTGCTGCGGTGAGCTGGACGAGAGCTGCGTGtgccccaggcagagctgtcgGCGGGGCTAAAGCAAGTGCTGGCTCCAACATGGACATGAACAAGCTCAG AAATACGGTGTTCCTCTGGGGTCTGCTCTGCCTatctgctctgcacagcctcCTAAGG ttttCTTTGGCACATGCCATTGACCAACAGCGTCTCTTCCTAGACAAAGATGGGAAGCTGAAG GATATGAAAAGTGCTGGAATTGTACAGTCTGATCTGCTGAGACCCAACCCAACCCTGCCAGATGCAAAGTTGGTAGAATTTACTTACGACAGCTTCCAGGAGATTGGTGGACCCATGCCACCATTTGCCACCAACCTTCCAGACACGAGGGATGACTATAACCTAGAAGATGAACCCAtagctggggctgggggctgtcATGGAAACAAACTACCTGGGGAAGTTGCCTCTCCTGAAGAAGGAGAGGCTGAAGATAAAAGCTGTGAGATTACATGGAAGAAAAGCCAGAGGCTGGCAGATGGCTTGGTGAGATTCAGCATCGATCTCCTGAGAGAGGTCCAGCTGGAATCCAACAGAACCAGTGTGATCCTGTCACCCCTCAGCATCGCCCTCGCCTTGTCTCACCTGGCACTGG GAGCAGCAGATCAGACAGAGAAGCATTTGCTGGAGGTGATGCACCTGGAATCTGTGCCCTGTCTCCACCACATGCTGGGCAGCCTTCGCAGAAGGCTCAGCGAGTCCACCCTCAGCCTGGCATCACGTCTGTACCTGCAGAAAG GATTTGAGGTGAAAGAGAAGTTCCTGGAGGATTCAGAGAAATTCTATGGAGCCAAGCCCATGACCCTTTCTGGGATCAGTGAGAATGACCTTGTAGCCATAAACAACTGGGTAAAGGAAGCGACTCGTGGGCAAATACCCACCTTCCTACAGCAGCTCCCTGAAAACACAGTGATGCTCTTGCTCAATGCAATCCATTTCCACG GGTTTTGGAGGAATAAGTTTAATGCTAGCTTGACTGAGACAGATGTATTCCACCTTGACAATAAGTTTGTGGTCCCAGTTGAGATGATGAAAGCCCACCAGTATCCCCTGAGCTGGTTTACACTGGAGTCCCAGGACATTCAG GTGGCCAAGTTTCCCTTTAAGAGTAATGTGAGTTTTGTGGTCATTGTACCAAACCAGTATACTCGGAATCCCTCTCATGTGCTGGAGAACTTCCCTTACAAACAACTATGCAGGCTTTTCCCCAGAGAGGTGCCCACCACAGTGAAGatcccaaaaataaaactggacTACCAGCTGGAACTCAACAAGGTTCTCAGTCAAATGG GCCTCCAGGAGCTGTTCACGAGCCCAAATCTGCAGAAGATCACAGATGAGCCTCTCTTTGTGTCCAGTGTGCAGCACCAGTCCACCATGGAGCTTAAAGAGGATGGGGTGGAAGCATCTGCTGCAACCAGCGTCGTGCTGTCCCGCTCGGTCTCTGTCTTCAGCCTCGACCGGCCCTTTGTCTTCGTTATCTTTGAGGATGAAACGGGCATCCCGCTTTTCATAGGCAGTGTCCAGAACCCCaaccccagtgctgctccccaggtCCAAGAGCCACGGGACTCACGTGAAGCCACAGATGCCAATAAGTACCACGTGCCCAAATAA